The following proteins are co-located in the Leptospira selangorensis genome:
- a CDS encoding helix-turn-helix domain-containing protein has product MMKAPCIILQLMEINSHPLDRQERICIWGSRCLFAGHLPDLTLRRRAAATVCISLDGEFQVSLNNSDWISFRSALIPPMVDHSIRFSGKFCVLLFMDLSSPNYESLRASNLESETDGIFISLREEEQLFSKINQVLSTDPGSEEVILELLNQIPPIVENNVRTIDPRIQKIVELITTMPHEDHSAKDLAEFAGMSVSNLEHQFKKEIGIPFHSFRTWFRLKLTVYSLLHGMSHTDSAHRAGFFDSAHFTRTFRSTFGLPPSEIFRSTRHLKSFIEVPASYAEA; this is encoded by the coding sequence ATGATGAAAGCTCCTTGTATAATTCTGCAACTTATGGAAATTAATTCTCACCCACTTGATCGACAGGAAAGGATTTGTATTTGGGGAAGTCGTTGTCTGTTTGCAGGCCATCTTCCCGACCTAACCTTACGTCGAAGAGCGGCAGCAACAGTTTGTATTAGTTTAGATGGAGAATTCCAAGTTTCCTTAAATAATTCCGATTGGATTAGTTTCCGTTCTGCACTCATTCCTCCTATGGTAGATCATTCTATTAGATTTTCGGGAAAGTTCTGCGTATTACTTTTTATGGATTTAAGCAGTCCGAATTATGAATCTTTAAGAGCATCCAATTTAGAAAGTGAAACAGACGGTATATTTATTTCTTTAAGGGAAGAAGAACAATTATTCTCTAAGATCAATCAAGTCCTATCTACTGATCCAGGCTCGGAAGAGGTTATATTAGAATTATTAAATCAAATCCCGCCGATCGTGGAAAACAACGTTAGAACGATCGATCCTCGTATCCAAAAAATAGTGGAATTGATCACCACAATGCCTCATGAAGATCATTCAGCAAAAGATCTGGCGGAATTTGCAGGTATGTCCGTTTCTAATCTGGAACATCAATTTAAGAAAGAGATCGGTATTCCATTCCATTCTTTTCGCACTTGGTTCAGACTTAAGTTAACCGTGTATTCTCTTTTGCATGGGATGAGCCATACGGATTCGGCCCATCGCGCAGGATTTTTCGACTCCGCTCATTTTACCAGAACCTTTCGCTCCACGTTCGGATTACCTCCTTCTGAAATATTTAGAAGCACAAGGCATCTGAAATCATTTATAGAAGTACCTGCAAGTTATGCAGAAGCTTAA
- a CDS encoding class I SAM-dependent methyltransferase, translating to MIKQALESKTENPNKILWEKGDFTEIALLMRRSGEELVTNLGITSSQRILDLGSGDGTTAIPLARTGAEVLGIDIAKNLVEAGNRRAKEEGLSNLKFQEGDACNLQEVPDHSFNLTLSMFGAMFAPKPFDVASEMVRVTKPGGRIVMGNWIPNDPSSFVSQLLKISSSFSPPPPEGFVNPMTWGMKAYIMDYFAKAGVKAEKISLLKDTYSFISPDKTPEDLIESLRKYYGPTMNAFESAEKNGKVDKLREQLIELANSENRSTGTGISIPATFLRVIVEV from the coding sequence ATGATAAAACAGGCCTTGGAATCCAAAACAGAAAATCCAAACAAGATATTATGGGAGAAGGGTGATTTTACGGAGATTGCCTTATTGATGCGCAGATCAGGAGAAGAGCTGGTAACGAATTTAGGAATTACATCTTCGCAAAGGATTTTAGATTTAGGAAGCGGAGATGGAACTACAGCTATCCCGCTAGCAAGAACCGGAGCAGAAGTGCTTGGGATAGATATTGCAAAAAATCTAGTAGAAGCAGGCAATAGAAGGGCAAAAGAAGAAGGGCTTTCTAATTTAAAATTCCAAGAAGGAGATGCATGTAATTTACAAGAAGTCCCGGATCATTCTTTTAATCTAACTCTTTCAATGTTTGGTGCGATGTTTGCCCCGAAACCGTTCGATGTTGCAAGTGAAATGGTAAGAGTCACAAAACCCGGCGGTCGTATTGTGATGGGGAACTGGATCCCGAATGATCCTAGTTCGTTTGTTTCTCAGTTATTAAAGATAAGTTCTTCTTTCTCACCTCCGCCCCCGGAAGGTTTTGTAAATCCTATGACTTGGGGAATGAAAGCGTATATTATGGATTATTTTGCTAAGGCAGGAGTGAAGGCGGAAAAGATCTCCTTACTGAAAGATACATATAGTTTTATTTCTCCCGATAAAACTCCTGAAGATCTGATAGAATCATTAAGAAAATATTATGGTCCTACGATGAACGCTTTTGAATCTGCTGAAAAAAATGGGAAGGTTGATAAGTTACGTGAACAACTGATCGAACTCGCAAATTCAGAGAATCGAAGTACCGGTACTGGGATCTCAATTCCTGCCACTTTTTTGAGAGTGATTGTGGAAGTATAA